Genomic segment of Apium graveolens cultivar Ventura chromosome 7, ASM990537v1, whole genome shotgun sequence:
tattaataaaattaagaatgcaatatataatattattaaagttataaaaatattattatacataaatataaaaattacttttttagtttttttaataaaataataatttaacaattaaaataaaaagtaaaaaattaaaaattaaaatcatACACATTTTCCCAGGTGAAAAATGGGCGGTATTTTTCCCACCAAACAAAAATGACCCAGACTTAAAGTCTAGACAAAACTATACAATCACTACTTCTCTCTCTCAAAACACTCTCTCTagacactctctctctctctctcctcacGAATTGAAGAAGAAATTGGGGATTTGGTATTTGAATAAACAATTATATGGCTCCAATTAAAAGGCTGGTacttatttttcaattttatatgATTTTGCAGGGTTTGTAGGGCTTCCCTGTGGCGATTCTAAGACAATTActaattttgaaatgattttacAAGTGATTTGGGCTTCGAAATTGGGGTTCGAGTGAGTAGTGGAGGGATGTATGGGGGTGGACCGGGTGGGATTCAGAGGAGTGTAACGTCGCAGATTGGTGGGGGGAGTAAGGCGAAGGAAGCTTTATGGCAACGGATGAATGGGTGCATAATATTGTTGTGGTGGTTTGGCATTTGCAGAGAGTTTTGTCTAAGAAGAAGGATCCGTTTACTCATGTGTTGTTGCTCAAAGAGGTTATGCAGGTATGGTGTTTGTTGCTGTCAATTTTGTTTTCATATGTTAAGTGCGTTACTTTAAGATAGGGATTGGATGTTAGAATTGTGACATCAAGGATGAGGTGTTATATGTTGTATATGTACACACGTAGATATAACCAAACCAAATATATTGGTGTACCTTCCCTCCTAAATATATGATTTGATGATGTGCATGCACATCTTATCCTTATTCTTAGAAGCAAAGGTGATTCAGTAAGGAGTACTGCCCTGCCACATCTTATAAGAATATTTTACTATAAATCAAATTTTGTCCTTAATAGTAGTTTTTCATTAGGAATTTTAATTTATAATGTAGATAATTGGTTATAGTTGGAGCTAATTTCTTTAAATGCTTTTACTTTTAGTAATTTTGTTAGTGATTAATGCCATCAAGGGTGTTGTATCGCTGTTACCAGTTGTTAGTGTTATAGTTCTTGTATCAGCTTTTTCTATTTTAGAAAGGTGATTCGATGTTAATAGATCGAGTTTAAGAGGCACTTGTAAAAGCCTTTGCTAGTCACCAAGCATAAAGAAAAGGACATTAAAGCGATCTTGAGTGAGTCAAACTCAAACATGAATCACGAAGTTGTTTTGAAGCCTTCCTGAGGGTTAGTTTTCAAAGTTTATTGCAAAAAACCATTCTTCCTTTGTTTGATCAGTGACATATTATGTCTGAGGCAAAAATGCAGTAGCAAGTGTTAAATCTTCTTTTTATGTTGGCAAGCATATCTAAACATAAATGCTCGTGCTCAAACGAAGGCAGGTGGATCAAAGCTTAAGAATGCACCTTCGATCCTCAAGGCACCCACGACCACTCTTCGACACACCATAAGCCAGTCAGAGAAGGAATCTTATGTTTCCCACATCAATGGATACCTAGGAGAAGATCCTTACCTGAAGAAGTATCTTCCTATCGATCCAAATACCAATGCTTTGTTTGATCTTGTTAAGAATGGAGTTCTTCTCTGGTACTTCCAATGCACCTATTTTACAATGTATATATCAGTTTATTTCAGGACATAAGTTTTTAAATTGATTTGACAATAATGTCCCACAGTAAGCTTATCAATCTGGTTGTACCTTGTACAATAGACGAGCGTGCAATAAACACTAAGGTTGTGCTTAATCCGTGGGAGAAGAATGAGAATCATACGTTGTGCCTCAACTCCGCCAAATCCATTGGTTGTACCGTAGTGAACATTGGCACACAGGACCTGGCAGAGGCAGAACATAAAGTAATTTTCTATCATCATGAACAGAAACAACTTTCATCATTTTGACATAAAATTCACTTATTCGTAGTAGGGATCAAGTCTCTGTGATATTTACTTAtatttgtttatttcattttgtACAGCCCCATCTCCTACTTGGTTTGATGTCCCAGATAATTAAGGTATGTtcttaaacttctgaaactttaGCATAGAAAAGGTGAAATGCAACGGACTACCATGATTTTTGATTAATTTTGTGCTTTCCCTTTCTTGCATCTTTTATGTCAGATACAACTTATATCTAGTCTCGATCTCAAGAAAACTCCTCAGCTATTGGAGCTGGTGGAAGAAGAGAAGGTTTGaagaacacacacacacatatcaaTCTTCTGTTGATCATAAAACATATTTGAGAGTAATCGCTTTCCTGCATCGTGATATACATGCAatacttattttatttttcaCATTCAGGATGTGGAGGAGCTCATGAGCTTACCTCCGGAAAAGGTTCTCTTAAAATGGATGAACTTTTAAATTGAAGAAATCAGGATATAAGATATATATAACCGCTATTGACTTGCATATATTTTAAAAGGCATTTACCTACAGTTTTTAGGATctaaaaatgatacaattcacCTGTTGTATTCATAAGTTGTCTGTTTTATTTATATTTCAGTTTACTGTAATATAATTTCAGGATTGGTAtatgttagtgtatactgaaaatatttatttaaagtatgtacatttatttctggccagtttatttgagaatcatttgaatgtttacatgttgtctaatattatatattgtgaacaatctagtatcaaatgggatacagaatattagattgttaaatatggttatataatatgataaggttcacaacacaggtggtgttggacaatccactggtatggctgtagtattatttagattagtttatattgactaataaataatactagtatactttgtgtatattgaacaggatcaaatttagaattgttcccttaatactgattaagaaggagaactaagattctatgttattattaatgcttaggttcttaatccggaaatagtaattgacacgtgtatattatttacatgctttgatttatatatgaaataattcttttgaattatatcattatattttgggatatggaattatatacatggtggatattatttattgaaggaatccatgtcctgataatattcgggttaatgatgtccccttgaaagctcaaaaagatttaattatgt
This window contains:
- the LOC141673522 gene encoding fimbrin-1-like, with the translated sequence MGGFVGLPCGDSKTITNFEMILQRVLSKKKDPFTHVLLLKEVMQAGGSKLKNAPSILKAPTTTLRHTISQSEKESYVSHINGYLGEDPYLKKYLPIDPNTNALFDLVKNGVLLCKLINLVVPCTIDERAINTKVVLNPWEKNENHTLCLNSAKSIGCTVVNIGTQDLAEAEHKPHLLLGLMSQIIKIQLISSLDLKKTPQLLELVEEEKDVEELMSLPPEKVLLKWMNF